DNA sequence from the Pungitius pungitius chromosome 16, fPunPun2.1, whole genome shotgun sequence genome:
CAAGTCTCCCTTTGCCGCAATCTACCATCAAACTCCTTAAATCTAGTAATAATAAACTGCCTTAATACATGTTTTTTGTGCCAGAGGCCCAAAGCTATGAGAACATGGCTGAGGAGCACGAGCAGGACGTCGCAGACTATGAGCAGGCCACCCCAAACTACGAGCAGGACATCCAAGACAACGAGCAGGATGTCCCGGACTACGAGGACATCCCGGACTACGTGCAGGACGTCCCAGACAGGGTGCAGGCCGCCCCAGACTATGAGCAGGATGTCCCGGACTACGAGGACATCCCAGACAACGTGCAGGCCGCCCCAGATTACGGGCAGGACGTCCCGGACTACGAGCAGGACGTCCCGGACTACGAGGACATCCCAGACAACGTGCAGGCCACCCCAGATTACGAGCAGGAAGTCCCAGGCTACAAGCAGGACGTCCAGTCCGACTACCTGAAGGTGGTGGATGAGGACGAGCCTCTCTCTCGGATTCCACAGAACCCGGATCTCGATCCAGCAGCGGACAGCTTCTCCGAAGAGGACTACGACGACATCGGGGGTGAAGATGAAACCGAGGAGGACGATGACTACGACGATTTGGGTTAGGACCATGAGAGGAGTGGAGCGAGA
Encoded proteins:
- the LOC119215960 gene encoding probable DNA-directed RNA polymerase subunit delta; protein product: MDLSVKFLWLWMIIIIIFAWCLISLIFVLINKCISKSEGKLRIAQRASAGFSAKSNQYQGSKFASETPPLPPRTQFLLAEAQSYENMAEEHEQDVADYEQATPNYEQDIQDNEQDVPDYEDIPDYVQDVPDRVQAAPDYEQDVPDYEDIPDNVQAAPDYGQDVPDYEQDVPDYEDIPDNVQATPDYEQEVPGYKQDVQSDYLKVVDEDEPLSRIPQNPDLDPAADSFSEEDYDDIGGEDETEEDDDYDDLG